A stretch of the Candidatus Jettenia sp. AMX2 genome encodes the following:
- a CDS encoding CapA family protein: MKFLFAGDVMLGRMVNAVLQEESAAYPWGNTLPVFRDASARICNLECVISDRGSPWSVTPKVFHFRSDARNVGVLKTAGIDTVSLANNHTLDFEYEAMFEMLRILDRAGIHHAGAGSNLDEASRPARWKIQDKTAGFIAFTDNEPDWGATREKPGVFYVPIDTQDDRARMLFEIIRTTKKEVHLLIVSAHWGPNWGYRPQPDHITFGHHLIDSGADIVFGHSCHVFQGVEIYMGRPIIYSAGNFIDDYAVDEIERNDESFLFTVEIWNSRICKLRLYPTMISNFQAIMARHADAERILVKMQKLCTELKTSAVIDEKNQFLDIPVTP; encoded by the coding sequence ATGAAATTTCTTTTTGCCGGTGATGTGATGCTTGGCCGGATGGTGAATGCGGTTTTACAGGAAGAATCCGCAGCATACCCGTGGGGCAATACCTTGCCGGTATTTCGGGATGCCAGTGCGCGTATTTGCAACCTTGAGTGTGTTATATCTGACCGGGGCAGCCCGTGGTCGGTAACACCGAAGGTCTTTCACTTCCGGTCAGATGCCAGGAATGTTGGGGTGCTGAAAACCGCAGGGATAGACACTGTCTCTCTGGCAAATAATCATACATTGGATTTTGAATATGAAGCGATGTTTGAAATGTTAAGGATCCTGGACCGTGCCGGTATCCATCATGCCGGCGCCGGCAGTAATCTTGATGAGGCATCACGTCCTGCACGATGGAAAATACAGGACAAAACAGCCGGTTTTATTGCCTTTACGGATAATGAGCCGGATTGGGGAGCCACCAGGGAAAAACCCGGAGTGTTTTATGTTCCTATCGATACACAGGATGATCGTGCCAGGATGCTTTTTGAAATTATACGCACGACGAAAAAAGAAGTGCACCTCTTGATTGTCTCGGCACATTGGGGACCAAACTGGGGCTACCGGCCTCAGCCTGATCATATCACCTTTGGCCATCACTTGATTGATTCCGGTGCCGATATTGTTTTTGGCCATTCCTGCCATGTTTTTCAGGGTGTAGAGATATACATGGGCAGGCCAATAATCTACAGTGCAGGCAATTTTATTGATGATTATGCAGTAGATGAGATAGAACGGAACGACGAGTCTTTTCTTTTTACTGTTGAGATATGGAACTCCCGAATCTGCAAGCTCAGGCTCTATCCAACCATGATTAGTAATTTTCAGGCAATAATGGCAAGGCATGCGGATGCCGAAAGGATACTGGTAAAAATGCAGAAATTATGCACTGAGTTAAAGACGTCTGCGGTAATCGATGAGAAAAATCAGTTTCTTGACATTCCTGTGACGCCATAA
- a CDS encoding Slp family lipoprotein, giving the protein MTGKGAFTMQKKNNLYSIPRKLLITLSLLATIAGCAPVISKQLRQQIEPDLTAEDILKDPDRYTGKVFMVSGTILETEITEEGTFIKILHRPATFRGRPKDVDESAGRFLALTDRYLDPVVYAKDRSITVAGEILGKRTLPLGKIQYDYPLIHAREIYLWPLTPELSRPYPYPYPYYYDHWWWRRGYWYY; this is encoded by the coding sequence ATGACTGGAAAAGGAGCGTTTACCATGCAAAAGAAAAACAATCTGTATTCCATTCCCCGCAAATTATTGATCACTCTGTCTTTATTAGCAACCATTGCTGGTTGTGCACCGGTTATATCAAAGCAACTCAGGCAGCAGATTGAACCGGACCTTACCGCGGAGGACATCCTGAAAGACCCTGACCGGTACACGGGCAAGGTGTTTATGGTAAGCGGAACTATTCTTGAGACCGAAATTACCGAAGAAGGTACTTTTATAAAAATACTGCATCGTCCGGCAACGTTTCGGGGAAGGCCTAAGGATGTAGATGAATCAGCAGGAAGGTTTCTGGCGCTTACCGACCGGTACCTTGATCCGGTTGTTTACGCAAAAGACCGTTCCATAACCGTAGCAGGCGAAATTTTGGGGAAGCGTACCCTTCCTTTGGGAAAGATACAGTATGATTATCCGCTCATTCACGCCAGGGAAATATACCTCTGGCCGCTTACTCCGGAACTGTCCAGGCCTTATCCTTATCCCTATCCTTACT
- a CDS encoding Slp family lipoprotein produces MIKSSNLHVFSKPALILFFVLLTGCAPVISKQIREQVNPHITDEAVLKNPERYKGEIVILGGTILESENTEEGTLIMALHRPVTSRGRPRAIDESAGRFIAIADHYLDVALYGSGRSVTIAGEVKEPRILPLGDIKYNYPVIGIKEIYLWPVERRLYDPGPRIHIGFGLGYRF; encoded by the coding sequence ATGATAAAGAGCAGCAATCTCCATGTTTTTTCAAAACCTGCATTGATCTTATTTTTTGTATTGTTAACAGGGTGTGCTCCGGTCATATCAAAACAAATAAGAGAACAGGTGAATCCTCACATTACCGACGAGGCTGTTTTAAAAAATCCGGAACGTTACAAAGGCGAAATAGTTATTTTAGGCGGAACGATTCTGGAATCAGAAAACACGGAAGAAGGCACCTTGATAATGGCGTTACACCGTCCCGTAACATCTCGTGGAAGACCAAGAGCAATAGACGAATCTGCCGGACGATTTATCGCGATTGCCGATCATTATCTGGACGTGGCCCTCTACGGAAGCGGCCGTTCTGTAACCATTGCGGGAGAAGTTAAGGAACCGAGAATCCTCCCTCTGGGGGATATAAAATATAATTATCCCGTAATCGGTATTAAAGAAATATATCTCTGGCCGGTCGAGAGACGGCTTTATGATCCTGGACCTAGAATCCATATTGGTTTTGGTCTCGGATATCGTTTTTAA
- a CDS encoding phosphoribosyltransferase has product MREMIFKDRHDAGRRLAEALAKKGYQKQPVIILGIPRGGVVVAEKIADTFSAQLDVVIVRKIRAPYQPELGIGAVVDGDNISIINEEIVRMLGVSQDYLNNEIAYQKEEIDRRLRLYRGNRPPPDITGKNVVVVDDGIATGYTFRAALEGLRRRNPAKLITAVPVAARSSIDMVSAFSDEVVCLSVPESFIAVGSWYLDFSQVGDEEAVEILRRNWARFELQGPSGVQENI; this is encoded by the coding sequence ATGAGAGAGATGATTTTTAAAGACAGGCATGATGCCGGCCGTCGGCTGGCGGAAGCACTTGCCAAAAAAGGATATCAAAAACAGCCGGTGATAATACTCGGTATCCCCCGTGGCGGGGTTGTAGTTGCAGAAAAAATAGCAGATACATTCTCCGCGCAACTTGATGTTGTCATTGTCCGCAAGATACGGGCTCCATATCAGCCTGAATTAGGGATTGGTGCCGTAGTAGACGGGGATAATATCAGTATTATTAACGAAGAAATTGTCCGTATGCTGGGAGTTTCACAGGATTACTTAAATAATGAGATTGCTTATCAGAAAGAGGAAATAGACCGCCGGCTGCGGTTGTACAGGGGTAACCGGCCTCCTCCTGATATCACCGGAAAGAACGTTGTGGTGGTTGACGATGGCATTGCAACAGGATATACCTTCAGGGCAGCGCTGGAAGGCCTCCGGAGGCGCAATCCTGCGAAGCTGATCACTGCAGTGCCGGTTGCCGCCAGAAGTAGCATTGATATGGTCAGTGCTTTTTCTGATGAAGTAGTTTGTCTCTCAGTGCCAGAGTCGTTTATTGCCGTTGGCAGCTGGTATCTGGATTTCAGTCAGGTGGGTGATGAGGAAGCAGTTGAAATCCTTCGTCGCAATTGGGCCAGATTTGAACTGCAAGGCCCCTCCGGCGTTCAGGAGAATATCTGA
- a CDS encoding dienelactone hydrolase family protein: protein MDKTTFIEKQENEVTIPADTVNLRGILGLPARIKGVVIFAHGSGSGRFSPRNNFVARVLQNGGIATLLADLLEESEDTDRQKVFNIDLLADRLLACARWVQKQQELKGKKIAYFGASTGAAAALQAAAREPDGIASVVSRGGRPDLAMEYLNRVRAPTLLMVGGNDMAVIPLNEAAYAQLTCPRELVIIPGATHLFEEPGKLEEVARLALEWFTGKFPGQAG from the coding sequence ATGGATAAAACAACATTTATTGAAAAACAGGAAAACGAGGTTACAATTCCGGCAGATACCGTGAATCTGAGAGGTATATTAGGTCTGCCTGCCCGGATAAAAGGGGTAGTGATCTTTGCTCATGGCAGCGGGAGCGGCCGTTTCAGTCCCAGGAATAATTTTGTAGCACGGGTTCTTCAGAATGGGGGTATTGCCACACTGCTGGCGGATCTTTTGGAAGAGTCAGAGGATACAGACAGGCAGAAGGTTTTTAATATAGATCTTCTTGCAGACCGTCTTTTAGCTTGCGCCCGTTGGGTGCAGAAACAGCAGGAATTAAAGGGGAAAAAGATTGCCTATTTCGGTGCAAGCACTGGCGCTGCTGCAGCATTGCAGGCAGCCGCACGGGAACCGGACGGGATTGCATCTGTGGTTTCACGCGGAGGACGTCCCGATCTTGCCATGGAGTACCTAAATCGTGTAAGGGCGCCAACATTGCTTATGGTAGGGGGAAATGATATGGCGGTTATTCCTCTCAATGAAGCTGCCTATGCACAGCTAACGTGCCCCAGGGAACTCGTTATTATTCCCGGCGCCACCCATCTTTTTGAAGAACCGGGAAAACTGGAAGAGGTTGCCCGGCTGGCACTGGAATGGTTTACCGGTAAATTCCCGGGACAGGCAGGTTAG
- a CDS encoding CerR family C-terminal domain-containing protein, whose amino-acid sequence MAKTIHRKTQQRLLEAAGEIFALHGFRKATIREICKHAHANVASVNYHFRNKNALYVAVLQYAHQCAVRKYPPDSGLRKEATAKERLRAFIRSLLLRFLDEGRTAWYGKLIAREMTEPTPALEILVEKEIRPLSRQLEFIVRELLNSPASDDLIQLCVRSILAQCIFYHHVRPVIDRLYPDQKYRPHDIERLADHITRFSLGAIKELKKQNTVTKKETVNVAGS is encoded by the coding sequence ATGGCAAAGACAATACATCGCAAAACACAACAAAGACTCCTGGAGGCAGCAGGTGAAATCTTTGCACTGCACGGCTTCAGAAAAGCTACTATCCGTGAGATCTGTAAGCATGCGCATGCAAATGTTGCATCAGTAAATTATCACTTTCGTAACAAAAACGCCCTCTATGTTGCTGTACTTCAGTATGCACACCAATGTGCAGTCAGGAAATACCCGCCGGATTCCGGCCTCAGAAAAGAAGCTACTGCCAAAGAGCGGTTACGGGCATTTATCAGATCACTTCTCTTGCGTTTCCTTGATGAAGGCCGTACAGCATGGTATGGCAAGCTCATAGCAAGAGAAATGACCGAACCGACACCGGCACTTGAAATCCTTGTGGAAAAAGAGATACGCCCTTTATCCCGGCAACTCGAATTTATTGTCCGTGAATTGCTGAATTCACCGGCAAGTGATGATTTGATTCAATTATGTGTCAGAAGTATTTTGGCTCAATGTATTTTCTATCATCATGTGCGCCCTGTAATTGACCGCCTTTATCCGGATCAGAAATATCGTCCTCATGATATTGAACGGTTAGCTGACCATATTACCCGCTTTTCACTGGGTGCTATAAAAGAACTGAAGAAACAAAATACGGTTACGAAAAAAGAGACAGTCAATGTTGCTGGGTCCTGA
- a CDS encoding HAD-IB family hydrolase encodes MKKAAIFDIDGTIIKNISSERVFFRYLLEKKIITAKDILRFAKVFIYNILSLKGIYVRKNKYYLKDREYKSIVSVIHECFHERISPSISTTALEEINKLKENGHVIILLSGTLSPFVECFKKYCNADVGIGTKLAVNPEGRITGEIDGIHTYSKGKAEIMDSIAAEYNLDLSSSYAFANQYLDVKFMRMVGYPVAVNASPMLRMYAKMNRWRMVEF; translated from the coding sequence GTGAAAAAGGCCGCCATTTTTGATATCGATGGAACAATAATTAAAAACATATCATCCGAAAGGGTATTTTTTCGCTATCTCCTCGAAAAAAAGATCATTACTGCTAAGGATATTTTGCGATTTGCAAAGGTGTTTATTTATAACATATTATCATTAAAAGGTATATATGTAAGGAAAAATAAATACTATCTGAAGGACAGGGAATACAAAAGCATCGTTTCGGTAATCCACGAGTGTTTCCACGAACGAATTTCCCCCTCTATTTCCACAACAGCCCTGGAAGAGATAAACAAATTAAAAGAAAATGGTCACGTTATTATATTGCTATCAGGGACATTAAGTCCTTTCGTGGAATGTTTTAAAAAATACTGTAATGCCGATGTAGGAATAGGAACCAAACTGGCAGTCAATCCTGAGGGAAGAATTACCGGTGAGATCGATGGTATTCATACTTACAGCAAGGGGAAAGCCGAAATAATGGACAGCATTGCAGCAGAATACAATCTGGACCTTTCTTCCTCATATGCATTTGCCAATCAATATCTGGATGTAAAATTTATGCGTATGGTAGGATATCCGGTAGCGGTAAACGCAAGTCCCATGCTCCGGATGTATGCAAAAATGAATCGTTGGAGGATGGTAGAATTTTAG
- a CDS encoding PEGA domain-containing protein, protein MQKIFLKRIFLSLLTGLFSYLSLSGCVLRSLTIDSDPPGATVFLDNEPIGETPVTTSFIYYGTRKIMLEKTDGEGRLLYERFIVYEKIRRPFYQMFPLDFFSEVLLPVTLKDEHYLYYELEPVKHISVEERQREVMKNALELRERIQGIAETTK, encoded by the coding sequence GTGCAAAAAATATTTTTAAAACGGATTTTTTTATCTCTCCTTACCGGATTATTCAGTTATCTGTCACTCAGTGGATGTGTATTGCGGTCGCTTACGATTGATTCTGATCCTCCCGGTGCTACGGTTTTTTTGGATAATGAGCCAATTGGTGAAACACCGGTTACAACTTCTTTTATTTACTACGGTACACGAAAGATTATGCTGGAGAAGACGGATGGCGAGGGGAGGCTTTTATATGAACGGTTTATTGTATACGAGAAAATCAGACGTCCTTTCTATCAGATGTTTCCGCTGGATTTCTTCAGCGAAGTCCTGCTGCCTGTGACGTTGAAAGATGAACATTACCTTTATTATGAACTGGAGCCTGTCAAACATATATCAGTTGAAGAGCGCCAGAGAGAGGTAATGAAAAATGCCCTGGAATTACGGGAGCGAATACAAGGCATAGCAGAAACCACTAAATAA
- a CDS encoding nitroreductase family protein, whose amino-acid sequence MDIYNVIKARRSIRSYKRDPVEEEKLYRILEAARLAPSAANRQPIFFVVVKEEKIKQQLKLVYREEWFYTAPIIICACSIPEKAWRRNDGKNYADVDATIAMDHLILAATAEGLGTCWIAAFQAPLLKSILNLPSGIEPLAITPVGYPLNIPEPTHRKPMEDFLKVI is encoded by the coding sequence ATGGATATCTATAACGTAATAAAAGCAAGGCGCAGCATCCGTTCTTACAAGAGGGATCCCGTTGAAGAGGAAAAACTGTACCGGATTTTAGAGGCTGCACGGCTGGCTCCGAGCGCTGCAAACAGACAACCCATTTTTTTTGTTGTCGTGAAGGAAGAAAAAATAAAACAGCAATTAAAGCTTGTCTACCGTGAAGAATGGTTTTATACCGCCCCGATCATTATCTGTGCCTGCAGCATTCCGGAAAAGGCATGGAGGCGAAATGACGGAAAAAATTATGCAGATGTTGATGCAACAATTGCAATGGACCATCTTATTCTTGCTGCAACGGCAGAAGGGCTGGGCACCTGCTGGATTGCTGCCTTTCAAGCCCCGCTCTTAAAATCGATTCTTAACCTTCCTTCCGGCATTGAACCATTGGCAATAACACCGGTTGGATACCCTTTAAATATCCCTGAACCGACCCATCGCAAACCAATGGAGGATTTCTTAAAAGTTATTTAG